From Phycodurus eques isolate BA_2022a chromosome 13, UOR_Pequ_1.1, whole genome shotgun sequence, a single genomic window includes:
- the LOC133411889 gene encoding ras-related protein Rap-2b-like codes for MREYKVVVLGSGGVGKSALTVQFVTGSFIEKYDPTIEDFYRKEIEVDSSPSVLEILDTAGTEQFASMRDLYIKNGQGFILVYSLVNQQSFQDIKPMRDQIIRVKRYERVPMILVGNKVDLEAEREVSSGEGKALAQDWNCPFMETSAKNKASVDELFAEIVRQMNYSTVPAGGDQCCSCVLL; via the coding sequence ATGAGGGAATACAAAGTGGTTGTTTTGGGCTCGGGCGGAGTCGGTAAATCGGCTCTCACGGTTCAGTTCGTGACGGGCTCCTTCATCGAGAAGTACGACCCCACCATCGAGGACTTCTACCGGAAGGAGATCGAGGTGGACTCGTCCCCGTCCGTGCTGGAGATCCTGGACACGGCCGGCACCGAGCAGTTCGCCTCCATGCGGGATCTGTACATCAAGAACGGGCAGGGCTTCATCCTGGTCTACAGTCTGGTCAACCAGCAGAGCTTCCAGGACATCAAGCCTATGAGGGACCAGATCATCCGGGTGAAGAGGTACGAGAGGGTGCCCATGATCCTGGTGGGCAACAAGGTGGACCTGGAGGCCGAGAGAGAGGTGTCCTCCGGGGAAGGCAAGGCCCTGGCCCAGGACTGGAACTGCCCCTTCATGGAAACCTCGGCCAAAAACAAAGCCTCCGTGGATGAACTGTTTGCAGAAATTGTCAGACAGATGAACTACTCAACTGTTCCGGCTGGAGGTGACCAGTGTTGTTCTTGTGTTCTGCTCTAA
- the mbnl1 gene encoding muscleblind-like protein 1 isoform X10: MVMLAQQMQLANAMMPATQLPPMPMFSVTPGLATNASAAAAAAAVAFNPYLSPVSPGLMPSEILPNAPVLMASSPAVSQVPNAAAAAQKLLRTDRLEVCREYQRGNCSRGEEDCRFAHPADSTMIDTNDNTVTVCMDYIKGRCSREKCKYFHPPAHLQAKIKATQHQVNQASAAAAMTQSAVKSLKRPLDATFDLGIAPSVMATLPKRAALEKANGATAVFNTGMLQYQQALASMQFQQQAAFLPSGSILCMTPAAGVVPMMHGGTPVTVSAATTSATSVPFATASTNQDSSLSKLTTNEYMQLIPIISADHLSSHKYLTQM, from the exons ATGGTCATGCTGGCTCAGCAGATGCAGCTCGCTAATGCCATGATGCCCGCTACACAGCTACCGCCTATG CCCATGTTCTCGGTGACGCCCGGCCTGGCCACCAACGCCAGCGCTGCGGCCGCAGCTGCAGCCGTGGCTTTTAATCCCTACCTGAGCCCTGTGTCGCCAGGCCTGATGCCCTCAGAGATCCTGCCCAATGCCCCAGTCCTCATGGCTTCCAGCCCCGCCGTCAGCCAGGTCCCCAACGCTGCCGCCGCAGCCCAGAAGCTGCTGAGAACAGACAGACTTGAG GTGTGTCGCGAGTACCAGAGGGGGAACTGCTCCCGGGGAGAAGAAGACTGTCGCTTTGCCCACCCTGCAGACAGCACCATGATCGACACGAACGACAACACTGTCACCGTGTGCATGGACTACATCAAGGGGAGGTGCTCCCGCGAGAAGTGCAAGTACTTCCACCCGCCGGCGCACCTGCAGGCTAAAATTAAGGCCACCCAACACCAGGTGAACCAGGCCTCAGCCGCCGCTGCCATG ACTCAGTCGGCTGTCAAATCACTGAAGCGACCCCTCGACGCAACCTTTGACCTG GGTATCGCCCCCAGTGTCATGGCTACCCTGCCAAAGCGGGCAGCCCTGGAGAAGGCCAACGGGGCCACTGCTGTGTTTAACACCGGCATGCTCCAGTACCAACAGGCCCTGGCCAGCATGCAGTTTCAGCAACAAGCTGCTTTCCTCCCATCAG GCTCAATATTGTGCATGACCCCTGCTGCCGGCGTTG TTCCCATGATGCACGGTGGTACCCCAGTCACTGTGTCTGCAGCCACCACATCTGCCACAAGCGTTCCCTTCGCAACTGCCTCCACCAATCAG GACTCTTCCTTATCAAAGTTGACTACCAACGAATACATGCAATTG ATTCCAATAATATCTGCCGATCATCTGAGTAGTCACAAGTACTTGACTCAAATGTAG